From Musa acuminata AAA Group cultivar baxijiao chromosome BXJ3-8, Cavendish_Baxijiao_AAA, whole genome shotgun sequence, one genomic window encodes:
- the LOC135645273 gene encoding uncharacterized protein LOC135645273 has protein sequence MGGERGGSKTGGFFHLFDWNRKSRKKLFSNSPEATKQGKRSNDTLPATQLHLLDEDEILGIASVKGSSDYSCASSVTDEEGNGTRAPGVVARLMGLDSMPTVGVSEPYSTPFFDTRSLRDSHGQRSPDFYTNERCHHVPHRAEGCFRKTMETRSQKMPSSPIERFQREIIPPRSAKPLPLSHHKLLSPIKNPGFSSAKSATQIMEAAAKIIQPGLQVHPNTKGKIGSPSVPIRVRDPKDSMAAPERTSRLLQLSRTPIDLTNVEFSREQPLNRNWNRTEEIVVVRSSPDPYEINAAGARAKGKSISLAIQAKVNVQRREGLGPSTRSTAVQKEQEEYKANQPFRSQANNQKNRPLKKSSPASVSGVLRQNNQKQNCLSSKGKLGSKQSISHQQGRKVLSGDASSGKNRNVNKISGNSRVGSRKQVLEITGLDMEGSSSSNKDFPQKKRLIEGSFNLEKSSQIDNGLMNRHETHVKPDIVVDEHTRRSEDNRNATDIISFTFTSPLVKTFGGSQSSNLMVDQWDKKNGGCFEKNFSDVNRKSLPSPGLNVLSGDALSHLLEQKLRELTSGIEPSHNFIKAAKFAAPVPIPQDSKSGSDCLSSVTADHEEFPVRPPKDSLGNLYDTSILSTNDQVTGIKNKLQVAERIEHSSSSSSRSSDARKEVTNYHHHSPLSIFEASFSSESWQLSESSGSTDGSNLCPSSVNAQNIVDFNSSRKLAETEPELSDSASSLSKDPVERSQFSSADNKKADEQELAYVKEILCNNGLTYKNLGSYYLTRVGETFDPILLNDLEGSRSKNAQGEVINDKARSKLLYDCVQECMDLKHNQYFKSGYQAWVKGTTITRKDLAEDIYGEILRWKNMGNCMVDELVFNDMGTHLGRWVDFEIEAFETGKQIQGQILSSLIDEVLADFRIK, from the exons ATGGGAGGAGAAAGGGGTGGTTCGAAGACTGGTGGATTCTTTCACCTCTTCGATTGGAACCGGAAGTCAAGGAAGAAATTGTTCTCCAATTCACCTG AGGCCACGAAGCAAGGAAAGAGAAGCAACGATACTTTGCCGGCAACGCAGCTCCATTTG CTTGATGAGGATGAGATACTTGGAATAGCAAGTGTCAAAGGAAGTAGTGACTACAGTTGCGCTTCATCAGTGACCGATGAAGAGGGCAATGGGACAAGAGCCCCAGGAGTCGTAGCCAGGCTTATGGGTCTCGATTCGATGCCAACAGTGGGTGTCTCAGAGCCTTACTCCACTCCTTTCTTCGACACACGATCTCTTCGTGACAGCCATGGCCAAAGAAGTCCTGATTTCTACACAAATGAAAGATGCCACCATGTTCCCCATAGAGCCGAGGGATGTTTCAGGAAGACTATGGAAACAAGGTCTCAGAAGATGCCAAGCAGCCCAATAGAAAGGTTCCAAAGGGAGATAATACCTCCAAGGTCAGCAAAGCCTCTACCACTAAGCCACCACAAGTTGTTGTCACCAATCAAAAACCCAGGTTTCAGCTCAGCTAAAAGTGCAACACAAATTATGGAAGCAGCTGCAAAGATTATTCAGCCAGGGCTTCAAGTTCATCCCAATACAAAGGGAAAAATAGGGTCACCTTCAGTACCTATAAGAGTTCGTGATCCAAAGGATAGCATGGCAGCTCCAGAGAGGACATCGCGGTTGTTACAATTATCCAGAACACCCATTGACTTGACTAATGTAGAGTTCTCTAGGGAACAGCCCTTGAACAGGAACTGGAATAGGACAGAAGAGATTGTGGTAGTCAGGTCCTCTCCAGATCCTTATGAAATCAATGCAGCTGGAGCAAGAGCTAAGGGTAAATCCATTTCTTTAGCGATCCAAGCTAAAGTTAATGTTCAGAGAAGGGAAGGCTTAGGTCCATCAACTAGGAGTACAGCAGTTCAGAAAGAGCAAGAAGAATATAAAGCAAACCAACCATTCAGGAGCCAAGCAAACAATCAAAAGAATAGGCCATTGAAGAAGTCCTCCCCGGCCAGTGTTTCTGGTGTCCTCAGACAAAACAATCAGAAACAGAATTGCCTATCAAGTAAAGGCAAATTGGGTTCAAAGCAGTCGATTTCTCATCAGCAAGGAAGGAAAGTTCTATCCGGGGATGCCTCCTCTGGAAAGAATAGGAATGTAAACAAGATTTCAGGAAACTCCAGAGTTGGATCCAGGAAACAAGTTCTAGAAATCACAGGCCTTGATATGGAAGGGTCATCATCCAGTAACAAGGACTTCCCGCAAAAGAAAAGGTTAATAGAAGGGAGCTTCAACCTTGAGAAGAGTTCACAAATAGATAACGGGCTTATGAACAGACATGAAACACATGTTAAACCTGATATTGTAGTAGATGAGCATACGAGGCGTTCTGAGGATAACAGAAATGCAACAGATATCATATCCTTTACATTCACATCCCCGTTGGTAAAAACATTTGGTGGATCTCAATCTAGCAATTTGATGGTGGATCAATGGGATAAAAAGAATGGAGGCTGCTTTGAAAAGAATTTTTCGGATGTAAATAGAAAAAGTCTACCATCTCCAGGGTTGAATGTTTTAAGTGGTGATGCGTTGAGCCATCTTTTAGAACAGAAACTACGGGAACTGACATCTGGGATTGAACCATCCCATAACTTCATAAAAGCAGCAAAGTTTGCAGCTCCTGTTCCTATTCCACAGGATTCCAAATCTGGTTCCGATTGCTTGAGCTCTGTGACAGCAGACCATGAGGAGTTCCCAGTAAGGCCACCCAAAGATAGTCTTGGCAATTTATATGACACTAGCATTTTGTCGACAAATGATCAGGTGACTGGAATCAAGAATAAGCTGCAG GTAGCAGAAAGGATTGAacacagcagcagcagtagcagcaggaGCAGTGATGCCCGCAAGGAGGTGACCAACTACCATCATCACAGTCCACTTTCCATATTTGAAGCATCCTTCTCAAGTGAAAGTTGGCAGTTATCTGAGAGCTCAGGAAGTACAGATG GAAGCAATCTGTGTCCATCTTCTGTCAATGCTCAGAATATTGTTGACTTCAATTCTTCAAGGAAATTAGCTGAAACAGAGCCCGAATTATCTGATTCCGCTTCTTCCTTATCTAAGGATCCAGTGGAGCGGTCACAATTCAGTAGTGCAGACAATAAGAAAGCAGACGAACAGGAATTAGCATATGTGAAGGAGATATTGTGCAACAACGGATTAACATACAAAAATTTGGGCTCATATTATTTAACTCGTGTTGGTGAGACATTTGATCCTATTCTTCTGAATGACCTTGAAGGCAGCAGAAGTAAGAATGCACAAGGAGAGGTGATAAATGACAAGGCAAGGAGCAAGTTATTGTATGACTGTGTTCAAGAATGTATGGACTTGAAACATAACCAGTACTTTAAATCAGGATATCAAGCATGGGTCAAAGGAACAACGATCACTAGAAAGGATTTGGCCGAAGACATTTATGGTGAGATTTTAAGATGGAAGAACATGGGAAACTGCATGGTAGATGAGCTTGTGTTCAATGACATGGGCACTCACTTGGGAAGGTGGGTAGATTTTGAGATTGAGGCATTTGAAACTGGCAAACAGATTCAAGGACAGATACTGAGCTCCTTGATTGATGAAGTTCTAGCTGATTTCCGCATAAAGTAG
- the LOC103995310 gene encoding uncharacterized protein LOC103995310 isoform X1, whose amino-acid sequence MERKLSKASRSLTSSAIQELSHLAQRCGAINLAEGFPDFPAPPHIKRAAVAAINADLNQYRHVQGICDQLAVMMKQNHGLDVNALTDFVICCGQSEAFAATILATIDQGDEVLLFDPAYETYESCIILAGGIPVNVPLEPPHWTLNVDKFMKSFTSRTKAVVLNSPHNPTGKVFSKEELEAIAAACCQMDCLAITDEVYEYITFDLQKHISLASLPKMQERTIITSSLSKTFSVTGWRIGWACAPTTVASAIKNIHVRITDSAPSPFQEAALAALQSPPGYFKSLKAEYEARRDFVIQMLSDVGFQISFKPQGSVFVFAELPKNWLVSDIEFVKVLIEKAGVAAVPGCGFFHGDIDDQNLRTRYVRFAFCKGSDTLNAAARKLQDIVGSTGHLQL is encoded by the exons ATGGAACGGAAGCTTTCGAAAGCGTCGCGATCGCTGACCTCGTCGGCCATCCAAGAGCTCTCCCACCTCGCCCAGCGGTGCGGGGCCATCAACCTCGCCGAGGGTTTTCCCGATTTTCCCGCTCCTCCCCACATCAAGCGCGCCGCCGTCGCGGCCATCAACGCCGATCTCAATCAGTACAG gcATGTTCAAGGCATTTGCGACCAGTTGgcagtaatgatgaaacaaaatcATGGTCTTGATGTAAATGCTCTTACAGATTTTGTGATATGTTGTGGTCAGTCAGAGGCCTTTGCTGCAACCATATTGGCAA CAATTGATCAGGGTGATGAGGTTCTGCTCTTTGATCCTGCTTACGAGACATATGAGTCATGCATAATTTTAGCTGGAGGTATCCCT GTCAATGTACCACTGGAGCCACCTCACTGGACACTAAATGTAGATAAATTTATGAAATCCTTTACCAGTCGAACAAAAGCTGTGGTTTTGAACAG TCCACACAATCCAACTGGAAAGGTCTTCAGTAAGGAAGAGCTTGAAGCAATTGCTGCAGCTTGCTGCCAGATGGACTGTTTGGCTATTACAGATGAA GTGTACGAATATATAACTTTTGATTTGCAAAAGCACATATCCCTTGCTTCCCTTCCCAAAATGCAAGAAAGGACAATCATCACATCATCCTTGTCCAAAACTTTTAGCGTAACAG GTTGGAGGATTGGCTGGGCTTGTGCACCGACCACCGTTGCATCAGCGATAAAAAATATCCATGTCCGCATCACAGATTCAGCTCCTTCACCTTTCCAGGAAGCAGCCTTGGCAGCCCTGCAGAGTCCACCAGGATATTTTAAGTCTCTGAAAGCA GAATATGAGGCGAGAAGAGATTTTGTAATCCAGATGTTATCTGATGTTGGCTTTCAAATAAGCTTCAAACCTCAAGGATCAGTTTTTGTGTTTGCAGAGCTACCAAAGAATTGGCTAGTTTCCGAT ATCGAATTTGTCAAGGTACTAATTGAGAAAGCAGGAGTGGCAGCTGTTCCTGGATGTGGATTCTTTCATGGAGACATTGATGATCAGAACCTGCGAACAAGATATGTTAGGTTCGCTTTCTGTAAGGGCAGTGATACTCTGAATGCTGCTGCTCGGAAGCTGCAAGATATTGTAGGGAGCACTGGACACTTGCAGCTATGA
- the LOC103995310 gene encoding uncharacterized protein LOC103995310 isoform X2 — MERKLSKASRSLTSSAIQELSHLAQRCGAINLAEGFPDFPAPPHIKRAAVAAINADLNQYRHVQGICDQLAVMMKQNHGLDVNALTDFVICCGQSEAFAATILATIDQGDEVLLFDPAYETYESCIILAGGIPVYEYITFDLQKHISLASLPKMQERTIITSSLSKTFSVTGWRIGWACAPTTVASAIKNIHVRITDSAPSPFQEAALAALQSPPGYFKSLKAEYEARRDFVIQMLSDVGFQISFKPQGSVFVFAELPKNWLVSDIEFVKVLIEKAGVAAVPGCGFFHGDIDDQNLRTRYVRFAFCKGSDTLNAAARKLQDIVGSTGHLQL, encoded by the exons ATGGAACGGAAGCTTTCGAAAGCGTCGCGATCGCTGACCTCGTCGGCCATCCAAGAGCTCTCCCACCTCGCCCAGCGGTGCGGGGCCATCAACCTCGCCGAGGGTTTTCCCGATTTTCCCGCTCCTCCCCACATCAAGCGCGCCGCCGTCGCGGCCATCAACGCCGATCTCAATCAGTACAG gcATGTTCAAGGCATTTGCGACCAGTTGgcagtaatgatgaaacaaaatcATGGTCTTGATGTAAATGCTCTTACAGATTTTGTGATATGTTGTGGTCAGTCAGAGGCCTTTGCTGCAACCATATTGGCAA CAATTGATCAGGGTGATGAGGTTCTGCTCTTTGATCCTGCTTACGAGACATATGAGTCATGCATAATTTTAGCTGGAGGTATCCCT GTGTACGAATATATAACTTTTGATTTGCAAAAGCACATATCCCTTGCTTCCCTTCCCAAAATGCAAGAAAGGACAATCATCACATCATCCTTGTCCAAAACTTTTAGCGTAACAG GTTGGAGGATTGGCTGGGCTTGTGCACCGACCACCGTTGCATCAGCGATAAAAAATATCCATGTCCGCATCACAGATTCAGCTCCTTCACCTTTCCAGGAAGCAGCCTTGGCAGCCCTGCAGAGTCCACCAGGATATTTTAAGTCTCTGAAAGCA GAATATGAGGCGAGAAGAGATTTTGTAATCCAGATGTTATCTGATGTTGGCTTTCAAATAAGCTTCAAACCTCAAGGATCAGTTTTTGTGTTTGCAGAGCTACCAAAGAATTGGCTAGTTTCCGAT ATCGAATTTGTCAAGGTACTAATTGAGAAAGCAGGAGTGGCAGCTGTTCCTGGATGTGGATTCTTTCATGGAGACATTGATGATCAGAACCTGCGAACAAGATATGTTAGGTTCGCTTTCTGTAAGGGCAGTGATACTCTGAATGCTGCTGCTCGGAAGCTGCAAGATATTGTAGGGAGCACTGGACACTTGCAGCTATGA